A genome region from Hydrogenoanaerobacterium saccharovorans includes the following:
- a CDS encoding DHH family phosphoesterase, whose translation MKSKVWLFKPIFYVLIILSVVLTLLTGLFRSADNTILFYIEASLTTVVILFVIIKLRHIQKDIKLFLQNMGQTLTSAQQKTLTAFPIPVLVATKKGEIVWYNTLFQKSTMGQDDMYGCNIDEIIPNIDMDNLAGSEGYEIEFRDHMFTVYAVESLERETPLVVFYFNDDTRLKKIAQEFEDTRPSVGVIMIDNCEELLQAAKESERAQLIGRIEYLLIQYVAASNGLLKKLERDKYLMVVEEKYLRTMIDNRFDVLDKVREIVVGDNLMPATLSIGIGRGAPNLRESEQMARQALEMALGRGGDQAAVRNVNGYEFFGGVSKGIEKRTKVKTRIVASALMELIEGSDNVMIMGHQFADLDCLGAAVGLLKGVRMMGKPVSIVLNKERNLAQPLYERLVNNGYEDAFLDPAMAVGLITKKTLLIVVDTHIQHILESEEVYTACKNVVVIDHHRKMVGHIDRSVIFYHEPYASSASEMVTELLQYFGENRSIGRLEAEALLAGIMLDTRNFVLRTGVRTFEAAAYLRKLGADTVEVRKLFANSMESYQHKTQLVAAAEIYKGCAVATTSSSNEDIKLVAPQAADELLNINGVDASFVMYEYEGGTSFSARSMGAMNVQLIMEKMGGGGHQTMAGAQLAGVSIEDARQRLFKAIDEYHTENAAKQQKALTN comes from the coding sequence ATGAAAAGCAAAGTATGGTTGTTTAAGCCAATTTTTTATGTGCTGATTATCCTGAGTGTAGTGCTAACACTGCTCACGGGCTTGTTTCGCAGTGCCGATAATACAATACTGTTTTATATAGAGGCATCGCTAACAACGGTTGTCATTCTATTTGTTATTATCAAATTGCGGCACATTCAAAAGGATATAAAATTATTTTTGCAGAACATGGGGCAGACACTTACCTCTGCACAGCAAAAAACCCTTACCGCGTTCCCCATTCCAGTACTTGTAGCCACTAAAAAAGGTGAAATTGTCTGGTACAATACGCTGTTTCAAAAAAGCACGATGGGGCAGGACGATATGTACGGCTGCAACATCGATGAGATTATACCCAACATTGATATGGACAACTTAGCGGGCAGTGAGGGTTACGAAATTGAGTTCCGTGACCACATGTTTACTGTTTATGCAGTAGAGTCACTTGAAAGAGAAACACCGCTGGTTGTGTTTTATTTTAATGATGACACCAGGCTGAAAAAGATAGCGCAAGAGTTTGAAGATACCCGACCGTCTGTGGGCGTTATCATGATTGATAATTGCGAAGAGTTGCTGCAGGCAGCAAAAGAAAGCGAGCGCGCACAACTGATCGGCAGAATAGAGTATCTTCTAATACAGTATGTTGCTGCAAGCAATGGGCTGTTAAAAAAGTTAGAGCGTGATAAATACTTGATGGTGGTTGAGGAAAAATATCTGCGGACTATGATAGATAACCGCTTTGATGTACTGGATAAAGTACGCGAAATTGTTGTAGGCGACAATCTCATGCCGGCAACCCTTTCCATCGGCATTGGGCGGGGTGCACCGAATCTGCGCGAAAGCGAGCAAATGGCACGCCAGGCGTTGGAAATGGCGCTTGGCAGAGGGGGAGACCAAGCCGCTGTGCGCAATGTAAACGGTTATGAGTTTTTTGGCGGTGTCTCAAAAGGCATTGAAAAGCGTACCAAGGTAAAAACGAGAATTGTTGCCTCTGCTTTGATGGAACTGATCGAAGGCAGCGACAATGTGATGATTATGGGGCACCAGTTTGCCGACCTTGACTGCCTCGGCGCAGCAGTAGGTTTACTCAAAGGTGTCCGAATGATGGGCAAACCGGTTTCGATTGTCCTGAACAAAGAGCGTAATTTGGCGCAGCCGCTTTATGAGCGTTTGGTTAATAACGGCTACGAAGATGCGTTTCTTGACCCCGCCATGGCGGTAGGACTTATCACTAAAAAAACCTTGCTCATTGTGGTAGATACCCATATACAACATATTTTGGAGTCGGAAGAAGTGTATACGGCATGCAAAAACGTGGTGGTTATCGACCATCACCGCAAGATGGTGGGGCACATTGACCGCTCGGTTATTTTTTATCACGAGCCATATGCGTCTTCCGCATCTGAAATGGTAACCGAGTTGCTGCAATATTTCGGCGAAAACCGCAGTATCGGCAGGTTGGAGGCCGAGGCGCTTCTTGCAGGTATTATGTTGGATACACGCAACTTTGTATTGCGCACCGGTGTAAGAACGTTTGAAGCAGCGGCTTATTTAAGAAAACTGGGTGCGGATACCGTTGAAGTGCGCAAGCTTTTTGCCAACTCGATGGAGAGTTACCAGCATAAAACGCAGCTTGTTGCAGCCGCAGAAATTTACAAAGGATGTGCGGTAGCAACCACGTCCAGCTCCAATGAGGACATTAAGCTGGTGGCGCCGCAGGCAGCAGATGAACTGCTGAACATCAACGGGGTGGATGCATCGTTTGTGATGTATGAATATGAGGGTGGCACATCGTTTTCGGCGCGCTCAATGGGTGCGATGAATGTTCAATTGATTATG